Part of the Methylorubrum populi genome is shown below.
GGATCTCGCGCAGCCGGCCTCCGGCGTCTATGCCGGCGCGATCAAGGCGGGTGAGGACATCATCTCGGGCGGGGCGGGCAACAACCGGATCTTCGGCGCAAAGGCGACGCTCGTGCCGACGCTCGATGCCGATGGCCGGATGCTCGGTCCGAACGCCTTCACGGTGCTCCTGCCGACCAATCTCGGCATGGTCCAGGGCAGCTTCACTCCGATGCTGTTCCCCAACAGCATCGGTGTGATCAACACGGCCGGCGTCGGAACGCAGTTCCTCAACTTCCACTACGGCGTCGCAGTGGCCGGGAAGTGGGGGGCTTCGTCCCTGGCGAACTACGCGCAGACCTACGGCGCGTCCGCCTGGAACCCGTTCGGGCTCGCTGCCGCGCCTCAATACGGGGTGCCGCAAGGTTCCCAGACCGGAATGGATCAGGTCAGCGAAGGCGACAGCGGCATCAAGGTCATCGGCTTCTACAAGAAGCGGGCGATCTGGTCGTTCGATGCCGGCCTGTCCCTGCCGTCCTTCTCCGCGACCGCCGCCAACACCCTGACGCCAACCGCGGTTGCCGGCCGTCCGGCCACGATCGAGGCCGTCGCCCATAAGCCGCTCCTGGCCAACGAGGTCATCCGTTCCATCGAGGGCGGCGACATCGTCCTGCGTCCCTCCAGCCGGCCGGCCTCCAACCCGTCGAAGTACGACACGTGGTTCTTCGACGAGGCCAAGGGCAGCTTGGTGGAGCAGGCGAAGAACGAGGACGACATCCTCTTCCTCGCCAAGCGCTTCGGTGACCCGACGCTGCCGGTGAAGTGATCGCCGCCCGCGGTCGGGCTGAAAGACGACACGGAAACCGCCGCCCGGCTCGCCTCGGGCGGCGGCTTCGATCATGGTCATACGGTGCGCGGCCGGAAGGGCCCGCCGCGCGTATCGCCGGGGTCCGGGCGAGGGGATTTCGAGGCGATGCCGTTTCTGGAGACGCTCTCATTCGACGCCGTCGACGCGCCTTCCCATGCGGACGCCCTGACGCGGCTGCGGGCGGATGCCCTTCAGGCCATCGTCATCCGCAAAGTCCTGACATCCGACGAGTGCCTGGCGATCACAACCGAACTGGCGGACAACCGGCAGGGCTTTCCCACGACCTCGTTCCCGGCGCCGTTCCGGTCGCACTTCTACGGTATGAACCTGAACCTCGCGGATCCGGATCTTCGCGCCTATTTCGAGATGGCCCCCGGCTTCACGCGCAGCCTCGGGGATCTGATGACCCCGCGGGGCGGCTTCGAGGGCCGGATCCTCGGTCTGCTCTCGCGTCTCGATGGCGGGCGCCGCTACGGGCCGCCGGTTCTGCCCGACGGGCGTCCGTACATGGTCACGACGCTGCGCTCGCATCACGAGGGTGGCTTCATCCCGCCGCACTTCGACAACGAGCAGCGAAACCGGCCGAGTTATCGCCACCTCGACGGCCTGGTCGAGGGCGACATCTTCTCCTTCGTGCTGACCCTGTCGAAGGCCGAACGCGGCGGGATGCTCGAAGTCTTCGACGCCCGAGCGGATGCGTGGTCGGGCCGGTTTCAGAATCGCGACCGCGCGTCGCGCAAGCCCGACCTCTCGCACTTCGCCCGTCACGCCTTCGACGTCGAGGCCGGGACCATCGTGATCCTGCGTTCCGGCCGCTTCCTGCATCAAGTCACGCCGGTGGAAGGCTCCCGCCTGCGCTGGACCGCCTGCTCCTTCATGGCCCGAGCCCGCAGCGGTGACGGTGTCTATTGCTGGGGCTAGCGCGGTGACGCGGGTCCCGGCCTATTTCGACGCCTTCCTCACGGCGGTCGCGGGCGGTGCCGAGATCGATCACGTTCATCTGGGTCACTGGGACGCGCCGGGGGCGATCGGGCCGGCCCGTGCGCGCGCGGGCTTCGCGCAGGCGCAGGACCGGTTGAGCGCGGCGCTCATTGCGTGGCTCGACCTCGCACGCGGCCATCTTGTGCTTGATGTCGGCTGCGGCTTCGGAGGCAGCTTGCGGACGATCCGGACCTGCCATCCCGGGGTGGAGGTGATCGGGCTCAACCTCGATCCGCGCCAGTTGGCGGTCGGCTTTCGCCGAGACCGAAGGCGGCGCAACGCCACGTGGATCGCAGCGGATGCCTGCCGCCTGCCGTTCGCAGGGGGCATGTTCGACCGGCTGCTCTGCGTCGAGGCGGCCTTTCACTTCGCCTCCCGCCGCGACTTCTTCGCCGAGGCGCATCGCGTGCTGGCACGGGACGGCGTTCTCGTATTGAGCGACATCGTCCTCACCCGCCCGCCGCTGCCGGAGGAGGAAGTCGCGCTGCTGGCGGACGGGCTCGAGGCCGCCTTCGGCCCCTGGCCCGACAAATGGGCGAGCCTCGACGCGATCGGTCGCGATGCGGAAGCGGCCGGTTTCACCCTCCTCGTGACCGACGCCACGGCGAACACCGAGCCGAGCTTTCACACCATCGCTCCGGGTCGGAGCGACAGGCCGACCAGCGGCGACGTCTTGCGAGAACTGCATCGGCTCGGCTGCCTGCACTATCTTTATCTCCGCCTGGACAAGCGATGACCCGGATTGTGCCGCCGCGCCGTCTCGATCACCCCGGTTCCGGCGCATGGCGCGAGTTGCGGCGGCTGCCGATCCAAATGCCGGAGAGGGGGGCGGCGCGGGTCGATTGGACCTGGCAAGCTTTGCCCAGGCCTTAAATTCGCTCCTCTCCCGAACGATCGGTTCAGTGCCGCCCCGGTCACCGCGAAGCCATGCCCGAACCAGTCTCCCACACACCGCGGCGCATCGCCCTCGTTTGCATGACGCCGCGCCCCGATGCGCAGGAACTCGGCGAGCTGCGGCTGCCGAGCTTCGGGATCCGGCGCATCCACGCGGCGCTGCTCGGCGACCCCGATCTCGCCGGGGCGACGGTGAGGCTATTCGACCGCCGCACCGCCGATATCGAGGCTTATGTCGCCGATATCCTGGACTTCGAGCCCGATCTCGTCGGCTTCTCGATCTATGTCTGGTCGGCGCCGGCCATGATCGCGGTGGCGCGCGCCCTGCGCGCCCGCCGCCCCTCGCTCGCCGTCGTCTTCGGCGGCCCCTCGGCGCGATCCGCCTTCTTCGATCTCGAACCCTACCGCCCGGCCCACGCCTATCTCGACGCCGTGGTCGAGGGCGACGGCGAGGAGATCATCTGCGAGATCGCCCGGCTGCCGCACTTCGATCGATCGGATTGGGAGCGGGTGCGCGGGCTGACGCTGCCGAGCGCGACCGGCTGGCTTCGGACCGAGCGGCGCCCGCCCATCGCCGCCCTCGACCGGATCGCCTCGCCCTACGCGCACGGGCTGATGCCGCAGGGCGGCGTGGCCTATCTCGAGAGCTATCGCGGCTGCCCGCTCTCCTGCCGCTTCTGCGAGTGGGGTACGAAGGAGAACAGCAAGGCCTCATTCTCGGCCGACTACATCGCCGGCGAGCTCGAGGCCTTCCGCACCCTGGAGGCGCCGGCGGTATTCCTGCTCGATGCCGGCCTCAACCTGAACATCGGCGCCTTCCGCAACCTTCGGCTCGCCGCCCAGCGCTCCGGCTTTCTCAAGGAAACCCTGCTCTGGGCGGAGATCTACCCCTCGGTCGTGCGCGACGAGCACCTCGCCTTCATCGAGGAGATCGGCACCGCCTATCTCGGCGTCGGGATGCAGTCGATGGACCCGGCGGTGCTGCGCCTGCACGACCGCCCCTCGGATTCGCCCCGCTTCGAGGCGGCGGTGCGGGCGCTGGCGCGCATCACCAACATCGAGCTGCAGATCATCGCGGTCCTGCCCGGCGATACGCCGGAGGGGTTCTTCCGCACCCTCGACTATGCCCTGTCGCTGCCCGCGAGCGTCCGGGTCTATCACTGTCTCGTCTTGCCCGACGCGCTGCTGACCCGCAGCCGGCCCGAGTGGAACATCCGCTTCGACCCGCACACGCTGACGATGCGCTCCTGCGAGGGCTGGAGCGAGGACGCGGTGGCGCGCACCCGCGCGGAACTGCGGCGGCGTGCCCTCGCCGCCGGGGGCAAGGCCGGCGAGTTCTGGTGGGCCTTCCCCCGCCGGCCCGAGCGCGTCACCCAAGCCCGCGCTTCGTGGCGGCAGGCCGCCGCGCGATGAATGCGGCCCGCTCCGGCCTGCGCATCGCGCTGGTGGCGCAGTATCCTGAGCGCGATCCGGCGATGCCGAGCTTCGTGCCCAATCTCGGCCTGCGCATGGTCGAGGCCACCCTGCGCGCCGCCGCCCTTCCCGGTCTCGTCTGCCGGGTCTGGGATCTGACCGCCGGCGACCCCGAGCGGGTTGCCCGCGAGATCACCGCTTTCGACCCCGACATCGTCGGCTTCTCGGCCTATCTCTGGTCGCTGCCCTTCCTCTGCCGCGTCGCCGCGCTGATCAAGCAAGACGACCCGGCCCGCCTCGTCGTCTTCGGAGGCCCCTCGGCCCGGCCGGTCATGTTCGCGCGGCCGCCCTTCTCCGCTGCGGCGGACGACATCGACGTCCTCGTCATCAACGAGGGCGAGGAGACCTTTCTCGAGATCGTGTCGCTCGAACTCCGCACGCCGGCCGCGCTGGGCGCTCTGCGCGGCGTCGCCGTCCGCGACGGCGAGGGTTGGCGCGAGACCCCCGCGCGACCGCTGGCCAATCTCGACAGCCTCGCCTCGCCCTACGCGCTGAACCTCGTGCAGCATGGCGGCCTCGGCGTGCTGCAGACCTATCGGGGCTGCCCCTTCACCTGCTCGTTCTGCGAGTGGGGCACCATGGAATCGCCCAAGCGCGTGCGCGCCGTCGACCACCTGACACGGGAGTTCGACGCCATCGCCGGCCACGAGGTCTACGCCGCGCTCCTCGTCGATGCCGGGCTGAACCTCAACCGCAACGCCTTCCTCAACCTCCGGCAGGCCGCCGAGGAGAGCGGCTTCTTCGAGCGCCGCGGGCTGATCTGCGAGGTCTATCCGGCCGCAGTGCGCCAGGAGCATCTCGACTTCCTCGCCACCATCAGCAACGCCTATGTCGGCATCGGCCTGCAGAGCTTCGACAACGCGGTGCTGGCCCATGTCGACCGCACCTACGACGAGCGGCGCTTCGACGAGACCTTCGCCAAGCTGGATGCGGTGGCGAGCCTCGCCGTCGAGATCATCCTGGGACTGCCCGGCGACAATCCGGAAACCTTTCGCCGCAACTTCGAGCGAGCCCGACGTCTGCCCTGCGCGCTCCGGGTCTATCACTGCGTCGTGCTGCCCTCGGGCCTGATGGTGCGCTCGCCCCCCGAGCATCGCCTCGACTACGATCCGGTCTCTCTGAAGATGATCTCCTGCACCGGCTGGAGCGAGGCCGCCCTGGCGGCGGAGTGCCGCTTCCTGACGCGGCAGGCGTCGCTTCAGGGCGGGCGCGCGGGTGCGTTCTTCTGGACCTTCCCGCCGCCCCGGTGAGAGGCGTCAGCTCACCTCGAAGCTCGTCCACAACCCGTTGTCGAACCGTTCGAGCACGGTCGCGCTCAGGAGCCAGCGGCCGGGATTGTCGGCCACGAAGGCGATCTGGGCGCTGCGGCCCTCCGGGATCTGCACCGTGTCGAGCCAGTAGGGCTCCCAGCCGTCGTCGAGCTGGTGCAGCAGGCGAAAGACGTGGCCGTGCAGGTGCAGGCTCTGGATGAAGCCGGTGTCGTTGCGGATCGCCAGCACCACGACCCCCCCGCGCTTGACCGAGAACAGGGGCGGCGCCCCCGCCGCGCCGCTCGCGCCGTTGACCTGCCAGACCTTGGCCGGATCGCCCTGATAGGGTGTTTCGGCGCCGGGCTTGGTCTTGTCCGGCCGCACGCCGCCCGTCAGCACGAGGTCGCGGCGCAGGGCGTTCTGGAGGCGGATCTCGGTCGGCAGGCGCTTGTTCTCGGGGATCGAGCCGATGGCCGCGCGGCCGGCTTGCGCCACCGGCTCGCCGGCGGCGGTCAGGGTCGCCAGCGGCAGGCCCTGGCCGATCAGGGCGGTGATCGCGCCGGCCGCTCCCGCCTGTGCGGGGAGGTCGAGGAGAAGATCGTAGCGCGTGCCCGGCGCCAGCGGCAGGGTGGCCTTCAGCGGCTCGAAGGTGTCGGTCGGCTGTCCGTCAACGGCCGCGACATACGCCTTCAGCCCGTCGAAGCGGATGCGCAGGCCACGCGCGTTGCAGGCATTGGCCAGGCGCAGGCGCAGGCGGCTGCCGGGCCGGGCCTCGAGGGTGAGCGGAATCGGTCTGCCGTTGAGGGTGACCACGCTCCCCAGCCGCCCCGCCGCGGCGGCGAAGGCGACCTGCCCGAACGGCTGGAGCGCGCCCGCCTCGTCGAGCCGCCAATCCTGCAGCAGCAGCGCGAGATCCTGGTCGACCGTGGGCGGGGAGGGCTCCTCCACGATCAGCATGCCGGCGAGGCCGCGGCCCGAGGGCTCGCTCGATCCGCCGATCACGAGCGGGCGGATCAGGAAGGTGCCGGCATCGGGCGGCGTGAAATCGTAGGTGAAGCTGTCGCCCGGCTTGATCGGCTCCTGCGTGACGCCGCCGACGCCGTCCATGGCGTTGCGGTTGCGCACGCCGTGCCAGTGCAGGGAGAGGGGGCGGTCGGTGCCGTTCTCGACGCGCAGGCGAAGTGGCTCGCCGAGCTTGATCCGCAGGATCGGCGCCGCCTCCTCGCCGAGCCGCCACACCGCCGTCTCCGGTGCGGGCTCCGGTTTCAGGCGGAGCTTGGCGGGGGCCGCCTTGAGCGATCTCGGCTCCGGCGGCGTGGCCTTCCCGGCGGGCGCCTTTTCGGCCGGGGCTTGTGCTCCGGCGGAGACTGGCATCAGCGCGAGGGCGGCGCTGCCGGCGAGCAGGCCGCGTCGCGAAAAGGATCCCGGCTCGGGCTGGGCCATCGGGTCGGGCTTTCGCATGATGTCTCGCGTCGTCACTGGATCGGAGAGGGGTTGTAGACAGGCCCCGCCCGCCCCGCCACCGGCAAACCCTTCCGTAAGTTTTTTGCTGCGGCCATGGGCGCGCGTGCTATAGACGCGCGCTTCGACGGCCCGGTGTCCGGGCTCGTGTCGATGGCGCTCGCGGGCGTGGCGGAACTGGTAGACGCGCTGGATTTAGGTTCCAGTGTCGCAAGACGTGGGGGTTCGAGCCCCTCCGCCCGCACCAAGTCCGTACGGGGCCGGCGCCGGGACCGAATCGGTTCCCGCCGGGACCTCTCCCATGGCGCAGCGGCACGCGAAGACGAGATTGCGGTTTTAGAAAAAAGCGGACGAACGACGATGCAGGTGACCGAGACGACCTCCGAGGGGCTGAAGCGCGAGTTTCAGGTGCTCCTCCCCGCGACCGAGCTTGAGGATCGCCTCAACACCGAGCTCTCGAACATCAAGGGCAAGGTCCAGATCAAGGGCTTCCGCCCCGGCAAGGTGCCGGTC
Proteins encoded:
- a CDS encoding 2OG-Fe(II) oxygenase — encoded protein: MPFLETLSFDAVDAPSHADALTRLRADALQAIVIRKVLTSDECLAITTELADNRQGFPTTSFPAPFRSHFYGMNLNLADPDLRAYFEMAPGFTRSLGDLMTPRGGFEGRILGLLSRLDGGRRYGPPVLPDGRPYMVTTLRSHHEGGFIPPHFDNEQRNRPSYRHLDGLVEGDIFSFVLTLSKAERGGMLEVFDARADAWSGRFQNRDRASRKPDLSHFARHAFDVEAGTIVILRSGRFLHQVTPVEGSRLRWTACSFMARARSGDGVYCWG
- a CDS encoding class I SAM-dependent methyltransferase, whose translation is MTRVPAYFDAFLTAVAGGAEIDHVHLGHWDAPGAIGPARARAGFAQAQDRLSAALIAWLDLARGHLVLDVGCGFGGSLRTIRTCHPGVEVIGLNLDPRQLAVGFRRDRRRRNATWIAADACRLPFAGGMFDRLLCVEAAFHFASRRDFFAEAHRVLARDGVLVLSDIVLTRPPLPEEEVALLADGLEAAFGPWPDKWASLDAIGRDAEAAGFTLLVTDATANTEPSFHTIAPGRSDRPTSGDVLRELHRLGCLHYLYLRLDKR
- a CDS encoding B12-binding domain-containing radical SAM protein; amino-acid sequence: MPEPVSHTPRRIALVCMTPRPDAQELGELRLPSFGIRRIHAALLGDPDLAGATVRLFDRRTADIEAYVADILDFEPDLVGFSIYVWSAPAMIAVARALRARRPSLAVVFGGPSARSAFFDLEPYRPAHAYLDAVVEGDGEEIICEIARLPHFDRSDWERVRGLTLPSATGWLRTERRPPIAALDRIASPYAHGLMPQGGVAYLESYRGCPLSCRFCEWGTKENSKASFSADYIAGELEAFRTLEAPAVFLLDAGLNLNIGAFRNLRLAAQRSGFLKETLLWAEIYPSVVRDEHLAFIEEIGTAYLGVGMQSMDPAVLRLHDRPSDSPRFEAAVRALARITNIELQIIAVLPGDTPEGFFRTLDYALSLPASVRVYHCLVLPDALLTRSRPEWNIRFDPHTLTMRSCEGWSEDAVARTRAELRRRALAAGGKAGEFWWAFPRRPERVTQARASWRQAAAR
- a CDS encoding B12-binding domain-containing radical SAM protein encodes the protein MNAARSGLRIALVAQYPERDPAMPSFVPNLGLRMVEATLRAAALPGLVCRVWDLTAGDPERVAREITAFDPDIVGFSAYLWSLPFLCRVAALIKQDDPARLVVFGGPSARPVMFARPPFSAAADDIDVLVINEGEETFLEIVSLELRTPAALGALRGVAVRDGEGWRETPARPLANLDSLASPYALNLVQHGGLGVLQTYRGCPFTCSFCEWGTMESPKRVRAVDHLTREFDAIAGHEVYAALLVDAGLNLNRNAFLNLRQAAEESGFFERRGLICEVYPAAVRQEHLDFLATISNAYVGIGLQSFDNAVLAHVDRTYDERRFDETFAKLDAVASLAVEIILGLPGDNPETFRRNFERARRLPCALRVYHCVVLPSGLMVRSPPEHRLDYDPVSLKMISCTGWSEAALAAECRFLTRQASLQGGRAGAFFWTFPPPR
- a CDS encoding multicopper oxidase family protein, with translation MRKPDPMAQPEPGSFSRRGLLAGSAALALMPVSAGAQAPAEKAPAGKATPPEPRSLKAAPAKLRLKPEPAPETAVWRLGEEAAPILRIKLGEPLRLRVENGTDRPLSLHWHGVRNRNAMDGVGGVTQEPIKPGDSFTYDFTPPDAGTFLIRPLVIGGSSEPSGRGLAGMLIVEEPSPPTVDQDLALLLQDWRLDEAGALQPFGQVAFAAAAGRLGSVVTLNGRPIPLTLEARPGSRLRLRLANACNARGLRIRFDGLKAYVAAVDGQPTDTFEPLKATLPLAPGTRYDLLLDLPAQAGAAGAITALIGQGLPLATLTAAGEPVAQAGRAAIGSIPENKRLPTEIRLQNALRRDLVLTGGVRPDKTKPGAETPYQGDPAKVWQVNGASGAAGAPPLFSVKRGGVVVLAIRNDTGFIQSLHLHGHVFRLLHQLDDGWEPYWLDTVQIPEGRSAQIAFVADNPGRWLLSATVLERFDNGLWTSFEVS